In the Hylaeus volcanicus isolate JK05 chromosome 1, UHH_iyHylVolc1.0_haploid, whole genome shotgun sequence genome, one interval contains:
- the LOC128880905 gene encoding phosphorylase b kinase gamma catalytic chain, skeletal muscle/heart isoform isoform X3: MMAKDEGDDLLPDKDAAKGFYAKYEPKEILGRGISSTVRRCIEKETGIEYAAKIIDISNETNDDGHTMKDATLQEVHILRRVAGHPYIIELHDVFESSTFIFLIFEICKNGELFDYLTSVVTLSEKKTRYIMRQVFEGVQHIHNQQIVHRDLKPENILLDDNLNVKITDFGFARVLKGEDKLYDLCGTPGYLAPEVLKCNMFENAEGYRYEVDIWACGVIMFTLLVGCPPFWHRKQMVMLRNIMEGKYSFTSPEWADITEAPKDLIRKLLVIEPKKRISIKDALNHSFFHTVELKAKSFNARKRFQLAIICVRAVVRIKRLHTTPEPLSTQVACTDPYRIKILRKVIDGCAFRVYGHWVKKGEGQNRAALFENTPKTELKHLYVSNLSR; encoded by the exons at GATGGCAAAAGACGAAGGGGACGACCTCTTGCCAGACAAGGACGCGGCGAAAGGATTCTACGCAAAATATGAACCAAAAGAAATCCTTGGAAG aggAATATCTTCCACTGTTAGAAGatgtatagaaaaagaaacaggtATAGAGTATGCAGCTAAAATCATAGATATTAGTAACGAAACAAATGATGATGGACATACTATGAAAGATGCTACATTACAGGAAGTGCATATTCTTCGTAGAGTAGCTGGTCATCCTTATATTA TTGAATTGCATGATGTCTTTGAGTCTAGTACATTCATcttcttaatttttgaaatttgtaaaaatggaGAGTTATTTGATTATCTCACATCTGTTGTTACTCTTTCTGAGAAAAAGACACGTTATATCATGAGACAAGTGTTTGAGGGAGTTCAACATATCCATAATCAACAAATAGTACATAGAGATTTGAAGccagaaaatatattactagATGATAATCTAAACGTGAAAATAACAGATTTTGGTTTTGCTAGAGTACTGAAAGGGGAAGATAAATTATATG aTCTTTGTGGTACTCCTGGATACTTGGCACCAGAGGTACTAAAATGCAATATGTTTGAAAATGCAGAAGGTTATAGATATGAAGTTGACAT atgggCCTGTGGAGTTATTATGTTTACTTTATTGGTTGGTTGCCCTCCATTTTGGCATAGAAAGCAAATGGTCATGCTTAGGAACATTATGGAAgggaaatattcatttacttcTCCAGAATGGGCAGATATAACAg aagcCCCTAAAGATCTGATAAGAAAGTTACTAGTCATTGAGCCCAAGAAGAGAATTTCTATTAAGGATGCATTAAATCACTCATTTTTCCACACAGTG GAATTGAAGGCAAAATCATTTAATGCAAGGAAAAGATTCCAGTTAGCTATCATTTGTGTTCGTGCGGTTGTTCGTATTAAACGGCTTCATACAACACCCGAGCCTCTTTCAACACAAGTGGCGTGTACTGATCCTTACAggattaaaattttacgaaaG GTCATCGATGGTTGTGCATTCAGGGTTTATGGTCATTGGGTGAAGAAAGGAGAAGGACAAAATCGAGCAGCACTATTTGAAAACACACCAAAGACAGAACTGAAGCACCTTTATGTTAGTAATTTGAGCAGATAA
- the LOC128880905 gene encoding phosphorylase b kinase gamma catalytic chain, skeletal muscle/heart isoform isoform X1 — protein MMAKDEGDDLLPDKDAAKGFYAKYEPKEILGRGISSTVRRCIEKETGIEYAAKIIDISNETNDDGHTMKDATLQEVHILRRVAGHPYIIELHDVFESSTFIFLIFEICKNGELFDYLTSVVTLSEKKTRYIMRQVFEGVQHIHNQQIVHRDLKPENILLDDNLNVKITDFGFARVLKGEDKLYDLCGTPGYLAPEVLKCNMFENAEGYRYEVDIWACGVIMFTLLVGCPPFWHRKQMVMLRNIMEGKYSFTSPEWADITEAPKDLIRKLLVIEPKKRISIKDALNHSFFHTVLWDQDIAPLKRSLSSNSRRLSRISQLALELKAKSFNARKRFQLAIICVRAVVRIKRLHTTPEPLSTQVACTDPYRIKILRKVIDGCAFRVYGHWVKKGEGQNRAALFENTPKTELKHLYVSNLSR, from the exons at GATGGCAAAAGACGAAGGGGACGACCTCTTGCCAGACAAGGACGCGGCGAAAGGATTCTACGCAAAATATGAACCAAAAGAAATCCTTGGAAG aggAATATCTTCCACTGTTAGAAGatgtatagaaaaagaaacaggtATAGAGTATGCAGCTAAAATCATAGATATTAGTAACGAAACAAATGATGATGGACATACTATGAAAGATGCTACATTACAGGAAGTGCATATTCTTCGTAGAGTAGCTGGTCATCCTTATATTA TTGAATTGCATGATGTCTTTGAGTCTAGTACATTCATcttcttaatttttgaaatttgtaaaaatggaGAGTTATTTGATTATCTCACATCTGTTGTTACTCTTTCTGAGAAAAAGACACGTTATATCATGAGACAAGTGTTTGAGGGAGTTCAACATATCCATAATCAACAAATAGTACATAGAGATTTGAAGccagaaaatatattactagATGATAATCTAAACGTGAAAATAACAGATTTTGGTTTTGCTAGAGTACTGAAAGGGGAAGATAAATTATATG aTCTTTGTGGTACTCCTGGATACTTGGCACCAGAGGTACTAAAATGCAATATGTTTGAAAATGCAGAAGGTTATAGATATGAAGTTGACAT atgggCCTGTGGAGTTATTATGTTTACTTTATTGGTTGGTTGCCCTCCATTTTGGCATAGAAAGCAAATGGTCATGCTTAGGAACATTATGGAAgggaaatattcatttacttcTCCAGAATGGGCAGATATAACAg aagcCCCTAAAGATCTGATAAGAAAGTTACTAGTCATTGAGCCCAAGAAGAGAATTTCTATTAAGGATGCATTAAATCACTCATTTTTCCACACAGTG CTGTGGGATCAAGACATCGCTCCTCTAAAACGTTCACTATCGTCTAATTCTCGACGTCTGAGTAGGATATCTCAGTTAGCtttg GAATTGAAGGCAAAATCATTTAATGCAAGGAAAAGATTCCAGTTAGCTATCATTTGTGTTCGTGCGGTTGTTCGTATTAAACGGCTTCATACAACACCCGAGCCTCTTTCAACACAAGTGGCGTGTACTGATCCTTACAggattaaaattttacgaaaG GTCATCGATGGTTGTGCATTCAGGGTTTATGGTCATTGGGTGAAGAAAGGAGAAGGACAAAATCGAGCAGCACTATTTGAAAACACACCAAAGACAGAACTGAAGCACCTTTATGTTAGTAATTTGAGCAGATAA
- the LOC128880905 gene encoding phosphorylase b kinase gamma catalytic chain, skeletal muscle/heart isoform isoform X2, producing MAKDEGDDLLPDKDAAKGFYAKYEPKEILGRGISSTVRRCIEKETGIEYAAKIIDISNETNDDGHTMKDATLQEVHILRRVAGHPYIIELHDVFESSTFIFLIFEICKNGELFDYLTSVVTLSEKKTRYIMRQVFEGVQHIHNQQIVHRDLKPENILLDDNLNVKITDFGFARVLKGEDKLYDLCGTPGYLAPEVLKCNMFENAEGYRYEVDIWACGVIMFTLLVGCPPFWHRKQMVMLRNIMEGKYSFTSPEWADITEAPKDLIRKLLVIEPKKRISIKDALNHSFFHTVLWDQDIAPLKRSLSSNSRRLSRISQLALELKAKSFNARKRFQLAIICVRAVVRIKRLHTTPEPLSTQVACTDPYRIKILRKVIDGCAFRVYGHWVKKGEGQNRAALFENTPKTELKHLYVSNLSR from the exons ATGGCAAAAGACGAAGGGGACGACCTCTTGCCAGACAAGGACGCGGCGAAAGGATTCTACGCAAAATATGAACCAAAAGAAATCCTTGGAAG aggAATATCTTCCACTGTTAGAAGatgtatagaaaaagaaacaggtATAGAGTATGCAGCTAAAATCATAGATATTAGTAACGAAACAAATGATGATGGACATACTATGAAAGATGCTACATTACAGGAAGTGCATATTCTTCGTAGAGTAGCTGGTCATCCTTATATTA TTGAATTGCATGATGTCTTTGAGTCTAGTACATTCATcttcttaatttttgaaatttgtaaaaatggaGAGTTATTTGATTATCTCACATCTGTTGTTACTCTTTCTGAGAAAAAGACACGTTATATCATGAGACAAGTGTTTGAGGGAGTTCAACATATCCATAATCAACAAATAGTACATAGAGATTTGAAGccagaaaatatattactagATGATAATCTAAACGTGAAAATAACAGATTTTGGTTTTGCTAGAGTACTGAAAGGGGAAGATAAATTATATG aTCTTTGTGGTACTCCTGGATACTTGGCACCAGAGGTACTAAAATGCAATATGTTTGAAAATGCAGAAGGTTATAGATATGAAGTTGACAT atgggCCTGTGGAGTTATTATGTTTACTTTATTGGTTGGTTGCCCTCCATTTTGGCATAGAAAGCAAATGGTCATGCTTAGGAACATTATGGAAgggaaatattcatttacttcTCCAGAATGGGCAGATATAACAg aagcCCCTAAAGATCTGATAAGAAAGTTACTAGTCATTGAGCCCAAGAAGAGAATTTCTATTAAGGATGCATTAAATCACTCATTTTTCCACACAGTG CTGTGGGATCAAGACATCGCTCCTCTAAAACGTTCACTATCGTCTAATTCTCGACGTCTGAGTAGGATATCTCAGTTAGCtttg GAATTGAAGGCAAAATCATTTAATGCAAGGAAAAGATTCCAGTTAGCTATCATTTGTGTTCGTGCGGTTGTTCGTATTAAACGGCTTCATACAACACCCGAGCCTCTTTCAACACAAGTGGCGTGTACTGATCCTTACAggattaaaattttacgaaaG GTCATCGATGGTTGTGCATTCAGGGTTTATGGTCATTGGGTGAAGAAAGGAGAAGGACAAAATCGAGCAGCACTATTTGAAAACACACCAAAGACAGAACTGAAGCACCTTTATGTTAGTAATTTGAGCAGATAA